In Lolium rigidum isolate FL_2022 chromosome 7, APGP_CSIRO_Lrig_0.1, whole genome shotgun sequence, the DNA window GGCGATGACAGCAACAGCAACTGCGAAGACAGCCGTAGTTGTCGTCACCACCCTCTTCGCCTTGTCTCTGGACTTCCACGCCAATAGGTTAGCGCGGGAAGGCGTGAACCCGAGCTCGGAGAGCTTCTTGTGTGACTCCGCGTAGTCCCTGAAGAACGCCTCCTCATCCTGCGCAGAAAAAATTGCCAGATATATCCAACAAACTAGGAAAAAATTGTAGCACAAGGACCGGAGAAATTCTGAATTCCACTGTGATTTACCTTTGCATATTTCTCGACGTATGGACGGAAAGCTGGATGGTCCACTAGAACCTTGTCTGTTGGCAGCTTCAGGAGGCCATCGGAGTCCCCTTTCAGAAGCTCACTGCAGCATACACAGAAGAGGAAGTGAGGTGATGGCAATGTTTGATGCGCAGCGGCAACTGATGAAACATGCCATGGTCTGCTTACATAAAATAGGAGTTGTCAAACTTGAGAGGTTCCTTTGTCCAAGCACCTTCGAATCCCGACCTGTCCCGCCGGGCTTTCCCCTGAAAATTTGCAATTGCAGAATAAAAACTTTTTATCAAAAGAAATGTGGTTGATGAGTTGTTATGTTAACACGCCAAAAATGTGTGGTTAGATTACCAGAGTATGACCACCCGAGAGTGCTACTATGTCCTTGTCAGTCAATCCCATCCGGTAGAACACATCCCTCAGGTGTGAAGCACCTGAAGACATGATAACAGAAGCATTTTTTTAGCGATCTTTAGCTCTTTAAGCACATGATTTTGCGAAACTCTAATTCAAAGTGCATGAGCTGAAACTAATTTTCGGTAATGCAATACGACATTTtagcatctcgaatttcattcaCAAAGAAAGATTCGTAGAATCTAAAGAGTGGTGGTACAAATTGGTTACCTTGCTTAGCATCTGGCAGGCGTCCTTCCTCAGGGCAAACTGAAGAATCCTGGTTCACATGCCAAAGAGTACTAGTATTAAGGTACTTTGACAAGAATTAAGCAGGGTCTGGAAATGAACCTGTGGATGCTGCTGTTCTTGTTAACTCACCTTCCTGCCAGGAATGAAATCTATGGTTGGTCCACCGGTGACCTCAACGGCAACAACTCCGGCGAGCTGGTACAGGTCGGCGTACGTGATCTTGGGGTGCTTCTGCTTGATTGGTTCTGCACCATAGGAACTCACCATCAGTTATATTTGCTTAACTGGATCACAAGTGAAATCGTCTGACAGAAGAAGCGAGTGGAGTGCTGACCTAGAAGGTCGACGGCGATATTGAGCCCTGCATTGGCCGCGTGGCGGAGCTCCTCCGGGAGCCTGATGGAGCCGTTGGGGCCTCCGGTGTTGGTGGCCTTGTCGTAGGTGCCGGCATCGTGCCATCTGCGCCATGGTCACCGTCGTTATGGGAGATAGAAAACGCCAACATAATGGAGGAACACGAGCGGCACGTACGCGAGGCGGAGCATGATGGGTGCGCAGCTCTTGCTGGCGATgagcgcgcggaggtcccgccgcGCCTTCTCGATCTCGGCGATGTACTCCGCGACCGCCACCGGGCTTGCAGCCGACGACATGGCTACTCGAGTCTGTCTTTCTCTGTCTCTGTTCGTTGGGGCAGAGCAGCACTCTGGTTTGGGCAGGGGAATGAAGCAGGGGTGGGGCTTTGTAGGAGCGGCCGAGCAGAGGTATGAAAAGTGGAGGGGCGAAAGGAAGGTAGGAGGGAACTGggaggaatggaatggaatggagtgGAGGCGCGGAGAAAGCATGGGATTTCTCCAGATGAAAGCAACATCTGTGGATGGATTACGTACGTGATATTTGCCCGGGTTAATAACTCCACCGGCAGGGAAGCTTTGCAGCGACCCTCGTAGGAGCATCTCCACGGACACGCGTTGGACATTTTTTTGGTTTCAGTCGTGCGGCTTTAAAGGTTCATTGACACGAAAGTCTAAAACCCGTCGCTTACCCCTACTCAAACGATGTTAAAAGCCTCCATGCTATTTCAGGCGACGCAGTGACGCGTCTCGTCGCGCATGACCGTGTGGTCATTCGTGCCGGCGTTTATTACGGCCAACGCCTTCGCTGCCGCCGCTGTAATAAAGAGCGGCCCTCCTTCCTTCTCATCGCTTTCACATTCCAATCTCGTCGTGCCATTCTCGATAGCCGTCGCCTCCTTCCTTCCTAACGCCACATTTCAATTCGTCCTCCCGCAACAATATCCTCGCCGCGAACAGCGTCGGGCGCGGCAGCCACATGATGACGGAGGCATGGGCGATGTACCACGCGCGGTACCATGTTCCGCCGGACATGCACCTGCTAAGCAGCGGCGACTAGAGGATGACCGTCAACGGGATCGGCGTCTCGCCGCCGCCGGGCATGGATCGTTCAAGGGACGCGATCATAGCCTAGCGTGCGCGCCTCAGCGCTGAGAAGCGCGCCGATCCCACCTGGGCCCCCACCGGCAACAATGATTGGTGGGCAGACTTTTTCCAGGCGTAGTACGACGCTGACATGGCCAACACCGACGGCCTCATCGGCCGGAGGAACACGTGGAACAAGGAGGGGCGCCTCCGTTTCTGGGGCGTTCCCGGCCGCACCCTCCCGGACGTCGTTGACGACATCCACACCGGCGTCCCAaggtttaaacgaagccctggcgccaaagaggaaggtgacgccaaaagcaaccggaggacgttagcctccctgattaaagaagataccggcgtcacctatgattaaagttactttgtaaagtagtttgtctagtcaaagatgccattaggcactggtagaaaaataggcttccgtccagccccataagtcgcgaagctataggaaccgcgactaatgggacctttagtcgcggttcgggaggcgaaccgcgaccaaaggcctgggcccagggcgctcggtggccagctggtgcacgtgggggctttagtcgcggttggccgggccaaccgcgactaaaggtgcccgaaggcctttagtcgcggtttgccgggccaaccgcgactaaagcccctcccctatatatacccatccagcgagccaacacttagccatttggagccattctcttcacaaacttcacaagtgggtgttaggtttgcttttggttcctcttatgcacataaggtgtttgatgaaatgccccaagagcatgaaacaaacatgatatgaagtgttggagccacacttgagctttctcatttattttttcctcctcgatcgcggttagcaacttgaacctttcatgtgtcattgataaaaatatgcatgtgtgtagttcattgtttaatttatattgtttgtagctagttagtttaacaaatgcatgatggttaattatatattttatattataataatgcatatgaatcggcaatggatgtacggtaaccgactctccggcgagttcactacgggtttgaaagattttctcgtagtggctaatgcgaacaagcatgggggttttgttatctgtccatgtgttaactgcaagaatcagaagggttactcttcctcaagagatgttcacatgcacctgcttcggcacggtttcatgccaagctataattgttggaccaagcatggagaaagaggggttataatggaagaagatgaagaaggggatgatttcatcgatgaaagctatcttgctcatttcggtgatactttcatggaggatgctgaaggtgaaggggaaggtgaaggggaaggtgaagaagaggcacgtgatgatcccgttgatgatcttggtcggaccattgctgatgcacggagacgctcgcgaaactgaaaaggagagggagaatttggatcgcatgttagaggatcacaggaaggcgctgtaccccggatgcgatgatggtctgaaaaagctgggctgcacactgaatttgctgaaatggaaggcacaggcaggtgtagctgactcggcatttgaaaacttgctgaaaatgttgaagaatatgtttccaaagaataacgagttgcccgccgatacgtacgaagcaaagaaggttgtccgccctctaggtttagaggttacgaagatacatgcatgcatcaacgaccgcatcctctaccgcggtgaatacgagaatttgaatggatgcccggtatgcaccgcattgcgttataagatcgaggcgatgaccccggtgacgatgttgagggccggaaacccgggaagagggttcccgccaaggtgatgtggtatgctcctataataccacggttgaaacgtgtgttcaggaacaaagagcatgccaagttgttgcgatggcacaaagaggaccgtaagtcggacggggagttgagacaccccgcagatggaacgcaatggagaaagatcgacggagagttcaaagattttgcagccgacgcaaggaacataagatttggtctaagtacggatggcatgaatccttttagcgagcggagctccagccatagcacctggcccgtgactctatgcatctacaaccttcctccttggttgtgcatgaaacggaagttcattatgatgccggtgctcatccaaggtccgaagcaacccgagcaacgacatcgatgtgtacctaaggccattagttgatgaacttttacagctgtggggcagacactggtgtccgtgtgtgggatgagcacaaagaagaggaatttgacatacgagcgttgcttttcgtaaccatcaacgattggcctgctcttagtaacctttcgggactcgtcaaataagggatacaatgcatgcacgcactgcttacatgagactgaaagtgtacatttgccaaattgtaagaagaacgtgtaccttgggcatcgtcgatttcttccgaaaggtcatccagtgagaaagaaaggcaagcattacagtgacaaatggcgggaaaatgggagcgggaagacaggaggcgggaagaaagtggcgggaagaaagaggcgggaagaaattggcgggaagatattggcgggaagaaagaggcgggaagacaggaaagaaatggcgggaagacgaggcgggaagagggggtcggcggaaagacagaggcgggaagagggggccaacgagaaAACAGAGGCGGACGGGaagaaattttgaattgaattagttttatttttatgaattttttgatatattatttgtattttttaaattttgaattgaactagttttatttttatgaatttcttgatatattatttgtattttttaaattttgaattcaattagttttatttttatgaattttttgatatattatttgtatttttaaaattttgaattgaattagttttacttttatgaatttcttgatatattatttgtattttttaaattatgaattcaattagttttatttttatgaattttttgatatattatttgtatttttaaaattttgaattgaattacttttatttttatgaattttttgatatattatttgtatttttaagattttgaattgaactagttttatttttatgaattttttgatatattatttgtattttttaaattttgaatgaattagttttatttttatgaattttttgacatattatttgtatttttaaaattttgaattgaactagttttatttttattgatttagtcctgaaaaagaaaagaaattttaaaaatgccctttagtcgcggttggcctcaccaaccgcgactaaaggtcatttttccgcgggaaaccaaaacgcggcgaaaataccctttagtcgcggttggggtcaccaaccgcgactaaagggacctttagtcgcggttggtgaccccaaccgcgactaaagggcggtCCCTATATAAACGCGCGCCGGAGCGAGGCGGTTCATTCTCTCTTCTTCCTCGAACACACGAGCGCCGTCGGGCTGCTCGATCGCCACCGTCGCCCGCCGCCAacgcccgccgtcgcccgccgccaacgcccgccgtcgcccgccgccaacgcccgccgtcgcccgccgccaacGCCGGCCCGCGGTTGTCGTCCCTCcgcgctcgccgtcgcccgccgtAAGTCGAtcgacgcgccgcgccgcgcgcgcCTCTCCTCCGCCCGGTTACTGTCGCGCGCGACGCCGCctccctcgccggccgccgccgccgccctcgccgcccgaCGCGTCGTCGCCGCCCGCCTCCCTCGCTCGCCGCCCGACGCGTCGTCGCCGCCCGCCTCCCTCGCCCGCCATCGGTGCACGTACAGAGATCGAGAGAGATGAGCAGAGGGAGAGAGGAGAGAAAGTGCCAGGGGCACCCGGCCTGgccggtttttttttgttttttttaaaaatcgtaactaagtttttttaattaaaattgtaacttaAATAAATTGTAAACGTGCAGTGTATATATGTGAAGAACTAAtttgtaacttaattaaattgtaaaCGTACGTGTATATGTGAAGAAACTAAACAAACTTAATTAGttacaaattcaaaaaacaaaactaaaaacttaattaaattgtttttaaataagttaaaaaatttgacttaaaaatttaACTAATTAAAGTGTAAATTTAACTCGCCGTCGCCGCACTCGACCTCGCCGTCAGCGCCTTCTCTCCGTCGTCGCCGCCCTCTCGTCGCGCCCGTCCCGTATGTCGGCCCGTCGTCGCCGCCCCACCCACACCGTGTGTGTCGAGGCGCGCGTACGTCCCCATCGtcatcgccggcgccgccgctcgcatgcagtgagagagaggagagggagagagaggagagggagagcccgagcccaagctagtattttctgatgagcaaaagaagtgggctaagtcatttttaaacacaccgtcccaagccgcgaagaatctgcc includes these proteins:
- the LOC124675475 gene encoding probable L-ascorbate peroxidase 3, peroxisomal: MSSAASPVAVAEYIAEIEKARRDLRALIASKSCAPIMLRLAWHDAGTYDKATNTGGPNGSIRLPEELRHAANAGLNIAVDLLEPIKQKHPKITYADLYQLAGVVAVEVTGGPTIDFIPGRKDSSVCPEEGRLPDAKQGASHLRDVFYRMGLTDKDIVALSGGHTLGKARRDRSGFEGAWTKEPLKFDNSYFIELLKGDSDGLLKLPTDKVLVDHPAFRPYVEKYAKDEEAFFRDYAESHKKLSELGFTPSRANLLAWKSRDKAKRVVTTTTAVFAVAVAVIACAYICETKKKLG